Proteins from a genomic interval of Streptococcus oralis:
- the sodA gene encoding superoxide dismutase SodA gives MAIILPDLPYAYDALEPYIDAETMHLHHDKHHQTYVNNANAALEKHPEIGEDLEALLADVDSIPADIRQALINNGGGHLNHALFWELMTPEKTAPSAELAAAIDATFGSFEEFQAAFTAAATTRFGSGWAWLVVNKEGKLEVTSTANQDTPISEGKKPILGLDVWEHAYYVKYRNVRPDYIKAFFSVINWNKVDELYAAAK, from the coding sequence ATGGCTATTATCTTACCAGACCTTCCATACGCATATGACGCTTTGGAACCATACATCGATGCAGAAACAATGCACTTGCACCATGACAAGCACCATCAAACCTACGTCAACAATGCGAATGCTGCTCTTGAAAAACACCCTGAAATCGGTGAAGACCTTGAAGCTTTGCTTGCTGATGTAGACTCTATCCCAGCTGATATCCGCCAAGCGCTTATCAACAATGGTGGTGGACACTTGAACCACGCTCTTTTCTGGGAATTGATGACTCCAGAAAAAACAGCTCCTTCAGCAGAACTTGCAGCAGCTATCGATGCAACATTTGGTTCATTTGAAGAGTTCCAAGCAGCCTTTACAGCAGCAGCTACAACTCGCTTTGGTTCTGGCTGGGCATGGTTGGTTGTCAACAAAGAAGGGAAGCTTGAAGTGACTTCAACAGCAAACCAAGACACACCAATCTCAGAAGGCAAAAAACCAATCTTGGGCTTGGACGTTTGGGAACATGCTTACTACGTGAAATACCGCAACGTGCGTCCTGACTACATTAAAGCTTTCTTCTCAGTCATTAACTGGAACAAAGTAGATGAGCTTTACGCAGCAGCTAAATAA
- a CDS encoding YutD family protein — MRKEITPELYNYNKFPGPEFHVNGDKVETEGIAFTLVENIKDAFDVTVFNQRFSEVLTKFDYVVGDWSNEQLRLRGFYKDDRTEEKIEKISRLQDYLLEYCSYGCAYFVLENQAPKRASFDKKLRKKDEENHPRRGKKPSQNKRKPNADKRNRRRHKDQKSQKEDKGQRHFVIRQK, encoded by the coding sequence ATGCGTAAAGAAATTACACCTGAATTATACAACTATAACAAGTTTCCTGGCCCAGAATTTCATGTAAATGGGGATAAGGTTGAGACTGAAGGAATCGCTTTTACCTTGGTTGAAAATATCAAGGATGCCTTCGATGTGACAGTCTTTAATCAACGCTTCTCAGAAGTGTTGACCAAGTTTGATTATGTCGTGGGGGACTGGAGTAATGAACAGCTCCGCCTACGTGGTTTTTACAAAGATGACCGAACAGAGGAAAAAATTGAAAAGATTAGTCGTTTACAGGACTATCTTTTGGAGTACTGTAGTTATGGTTGTGCCTATTTTGTCCTAGAAAACCAAGCACCGAAACGTGCGTCATTTGATAAAAAATTGCGTAAAAAGGATGAGGAAAATCATCCTAGAAGAGGAAAAAAACCTTCGCAAAACAAGAGAAAACCAAATGCGGATAAGCGAAATAGACGTCGTCATAAGGACCAAAAGTCTCAGAAAGAGGACAAGGGACAGCGCCATTTTGTCATTCGTCAGAAATAG
- the rlmN gene encoding 23S rRNA (adenine(2503)-C(2))-methyltransferase RlmN gives MKPSIYSLTRQTMQEWVLEQGEKKFRADQIWEWLYRKRVQSFEEMTNLSKDLIAKLNEQFIVNPLKQRIVQESADGTVKYLFELPDGMLIETVLMRQHYGLSVCVTTQVGCNIGCTFCASGLIKKQRDLNNGEIVAQIMLVQKYFDERGQDERVSHIVVMGIGEPFDNYNNVLNFVRTINDDKGMAIGARHITVSTSGLAHKIRDFANEGVQVNLAVSLHAPNNELRSSIMKINRAFPIEKLFAAIEYYIETTNRRVTFEYIMLNEVNDGVEQALELAELLKNIKKLSYVNLIPYNPVSEHDQYSRSPKERVMAFYDTLKKKGVNCVVRQEHGTDIDAACGQLRSNTMKRDRQKAVAAVNP, from the coding sequence ATGAAACCGTCTATTTATAGTTTAACACGTCAAACCATGCAAGAATGGGTATTAGAACAAGGAGAAAAGAAATTCCGAGCAGATCAAATCTGGGAATGGCTCTACCGTAAACGTGTCCAGTCATTTGAAGAAATGACTAATCTTTCCAAGGATTTGATTGCCAAGCTCAATGAGCAGTTTATCGTAAATCCTTTGAAACAACGGATTGTACAAGAGTCAGCTGACGGTACTGTTAAGTATCTTTTTGAGTTGCCAGATGGCATGTTGATTGAGACAGTACTGATGCGTCAACACTACGGTTTGTCAGTCTGTGTGACCACTCAGGTTGGCTGTAATATTGGTTGTACCTTCTGTGCCTCTGGGTTGATTAAGAAACAACGTGACCTTAATAACGGGGAAATTGTAGCGCAGATCATGTTGGTTCAGAAATACTTTGATGAGCGTGGTCAGGACGAGCGTGTCAGTCATATCGTTGTCATGGGAATTGGTGAACCATTTGATAACTACAACAATGTTTTGAATTTTGTCCGTACCATCAATGATGACAAGGGAATGGCTATCGGTGCTCGTCACATCACTGTTTCAACTTCAGGTTTGGCCCATAAAATTCGTGACTTTGCTAATGAAGGCGTACAGGTCAATCTTGCTGTTTCCCTTCACGCACCCAATAATGAATTGCGTTCAAGCATCATGAAGATTAATCGTGCCTTTCCGATTGAAAAACTCTTCGCAGCCATTGAGTACTATATCGAAACAACAAATCGCCGTGTAACCTTTGAATACATCATGCTCAATGAAGTCAACGACGGTGTTGAACAAGCCTTGGAATTGGCGGAATTGCTCAAGAACATCAAGAAATTGTCTTATGTAAACTTGATTCCTTATAACCCAGTTAGTGAACACGACCAATATAGCCGTAGTCCTAAAGAGCGCGTGATGGCCTTCTACGATACCCTCAAGAAAAAAGGGGTCAACTGTGTTGTCCGTCAAGAGCATGGTACAGATATTGATGCAGCTTGTGGACAATTACGCTCCAATACAATGAAACGTGACCGCCAGAAGGCAGTCGCAGCGGTAAATCCATAA
- a CDS encoding VanZ family protein translates to MTKKRELILRLGVAIYSLCIVCFCFTPQPQLPTGVETPGIQTFGRLVFLLTPLNSLWNLGEVTSLGQVLWIFLQNILNVFLLFPLVFQLIYLCPNFRQTKKILLLSFLLSLGIECTQLVLDFFFDFNRVFEIDDLWTNTLGGYLAWLLYKGLHKNKIRN, encoded by the coding sequence ATGACTAAAAAAAGAGAATTAATCTTAAGATTGGGAGTGGCTATTTACAGTCTTTGCATTGTCTGTTTTTGCTTCACTCCCCAGCCTCAACTTCCTACAGGAGTGGAAACTCCAGGTATTCAAACTTTTGGACGCCTGGTTTTTCTTTTAACTCCCTTAAACTCCCTTTGGAATCTAGGTGAAGTGACCAGTTTGGGACAAGTCCTTTGGATCTTTTTGCAGAACATTTTAAATGTCTTCTTGCTCTTCCCCCTGGTCTTTCAACTGATCTATCTCTGTCCAAACTTTCGGCAAACGAAAAAAATCCTCCTTCTCAGTTTTCTACTGAGCCTAGGAATTGAATGTACGCAGCTGGTCTTAGACTTTTTCTTTGATTTTAATCGCGTCTTTGAGATTGATGATTTGTGGACTAATACCCTGGGTGGCTATCTGGCTTGGCTCCTCTATAAAGGACTGCATAAAAACAAGATAAGGAATTAG
- a CDS encoding ABC-F family ATP-binding cassette domain-containing protein: MSILEVKNLSHGFGDRAIFEDVSFRLLKGEHIGLVGANGEGKSTFMSIVTGKMLPDEGKVEWSKYVTAGYLDQHAVLKEGQTVRDVLRTAFDELFKAEARINDLYMEMAEDGADIDALMEEVGELQDRLESRDFYTLDAKIDEVARALGVMDYGMDTDVTALSGGQRTKVLLAKLLLEKPDILLLDEPTNYLDAEHIDWLKRYLQNYENAFVLISHDIPFLNDVINIVYHVENQQLTRYSGDYYQFQEVYAMKKSQLEAAYERQQKEIADLKDFVARNKARVATRNMAMSRQKKLDKMDIIELQSEKPKPSFDFKPARTPGRFIFQAKDLQIGYDRPLTKPLNLTFERNQKVAIIGANGIGKTTLLKSLLGIIPPIAGEVERGDYLELGYFEQEVEGGNRQTPLEAVWNAFPALNQAEVRAALARCGLTTKHIESQIQVLSGGEQAKVRFCLLMNRENNVLVLDEPTNHLDVDAKEELKRALKEYKGSILMVCHEPDFYEGWMDQIWDFNKLT, encoded by the coding sequence ATGAGTATTTTAGAAGTTAAAAATCTGAGTCACGGTTTTGGTGACCGTGCAATTTTTGAAGACGTGTCCTTCCGCCTTCTCAAGGGAGAACACATCGGCTTAGTCGGTGCCAATGGTGAAGGAAAATCAACCTTTATGAGCATTGTGACTGGTAAGATGTTACCTGACGAAGGGAAGGTTGAGTGGTCTAAGTATGTGACTGCTGGCTATCTGGATCAGCATGCTGTGCTAAAGGAAGGCCAAACCGTGCGAGATGTCTTGCGGACAGCCTTTGATGAGCTATTTAAAGCAGAAGCTCGTATCAATGACCTCTATATGGAAATGGCCGAAGACGGAGCGGATATCGATGCACTCATGGAAGAAGTTGGCGAACTACAAGACCGTTTGGAGAGTCGAGATTTCTATACCTTGGATGCTAAGATTGATGAAGTAGCGCGTGCTCTCGGTGTCATGGACTATGGCATGGATACAGATGTAACAGCCTTATCAGGTGGACAAAGAACCAAGGTGCTTTTGGCTAAACTCCTCCTTGAAAAACCAGATATTTTGTTGCTTGACGAGCCGACCAACTACTTGGATGCTGAGCATATTGACTGGCTCAAGCGCTATCTCCAAAACTATGAGAATGCCTTTGTCCTCATTTCGCACGATATTCCTTTCCTTAACGATGTGATCAATATCGTCTACCATGTAGAAAATCAACAGCTGACGCGTTACTCTGGTGATTACTACCAGTTTCAAGAAGTCTATGCTATGAAAAAATCTCAGCTAGAGGCGGCCTATGAACGTCAACAGAAAGAGATTGCAGACCTCAAGGATTTTGTCGCTCGTAACAAAGCGCGTGTCGCAACGCGTAATATGGCCATGTCCCGTCAAAAGAAACTCGACAAGATGGATATTATCGAACTGCAAAGTGAGAAGCCAAAACCGTCCTTTGATTTCAAGCCAGCTCGTACACCTGGACGTTTTATCTTCCAAGCCAAGGACTTGCAGATTGGTTATGACCGTCCTCTGACCAAACCTTTAAATCTTACCTTTGAACGGAATCAAAAGGTTGCCATTATCGGGGCAAATGGTATCGGGAAAACAACTCTCTTGAAGTCTCTCCTGGGTATTATTCCACCAATCGCTGGAGAAGTCGAACGCGGTGACTACCTAGAACTTGGTTACTTTGAACAGGAAGTAGAAGGTGGAAATCGCCAAACTCCTCTTGAGGCTGTATGGAATGCCTTTCCTGCACTTAACCAAGCAGAAGTCCGTGCGGCTCTTGCTCGTTGTGGCTTGACAACTAAACATATCGAAAGTCAAATTCAAGTCTTATCAGGTGGGGAACAAGCCAAGGTGCGTTTCTGTCTCTTGATGAACCGTGAAAACAACGTTTTAGTACTTGACGAGCCGACCAACCACTTGGATGTGGATGCTAAGGAAGAACTCAAACGGGCGCTTAAAGAATACAAAGGAAGCATTCTTATGGTTTGCCACGAACCAGACTTTTATGAAGGTTGGATGGACCAAATTTGGGACTTTAACAAGCTAACTTAA
- a CDS encoding peptidylprolyl isomerase yields MKKLATLLLLSTVALAGCSSIQRSLRGDDYVDSSISAEESSKAAAQAAKDLNDALTNENANFPQLSKEVAEDEAEVVLHTSTSQGDIRIKLFPKLAPLAVENFLTHAKEGYYNGITFHRVIDGFMVQTGDPKGDGTGGQSIWHDKDKTKDKGTGFKNEISPYLYNIRGALAMANTGQPNTNGSQFFINQNSTDISAKLPTSKYPKKIIEAYKEGGNPSLDGKHPVFGQVIDGMDVVDKIAKAEKDEKDKPTSAITIDSIEVVKDYDFKS; encoded by the coding sequence ATGAAAAAACTAGCAACCCTTCTTTTACTGTCCACTGTTGCATTAGCTGGATGTAGCAGTATCCAACGCAGTCTGCGTGGCGATGACTATGTTGACTCTAGTATCTCAGCTGAAGAAAGTTCTAAAGCAGCTGCTCAGGCTGCCAAAGATTTGAATGACGCTTTAACCAATGAAAATGCCAACTTCCCTCAACTTTCTAAGGAAGTTGCCGAAGATGAAGCCGAAGTGGTTCTCCACACAAGTACAAGTCAGGGTGATATTCGTATTAAACTCTTCCCTAAACTCGCTCCTCTAGCCGTTGAAAACTTCCTTACTCACGCCAAAGAAGGCTACTATAACGGCATCACCTTCCACCGTGTCATCGATGGCTTTATGGTCCAAACTGGAGATCCTAAGGGAGATGGTACAGGGGGCCAATCTATCTGGCATGATAAGGATAAAACGAAGGACAAAGGAACTGGTTTCAAAAATGAAATCTCTCCTTACCTATACAATATCCGAGGAGCTCTTGCTATGGCTAACACTGGTCAACCAAACACCAACGGTAGCCAGTTCTTCATCAACCAAAACTCAACAGATATTTCAGCTAAACTCCCTACAAGCAAGTATCCAAAGAAAATCATCGAAGCCTATAAAGAAGGTGGAAATCCGAGTCTAGACGGCAAACACCCTGTCTTTGGTCAAGTCATCGATGGCATGGACGTTGTTGACAAGATTGCCAAAGCTGAAAAAGATGAGAAAGACAAACCGACTTCTGCTATCACCATTGATAGTATCGAAGTAGTGAAGGATTACGATTTTAAATCCTAA
- a CDS encoding helix-turn-helix transcriptional regulator, whose product MTKESKIITNLKSIRESTGMTQQELADLIGMRRETILHLENNRYNPSLEMALKIAQVFNLKVEDLFELRQKEEA is encoded by the coding sequence ATGACCAAAGAAAGCAAGATTATTACTAATCTCAAATCTATTCGTGAGTCCACAGGCATGACCCAGCAGGAGTTAGCCGACCTCATCGGCATGCGACGCGAGACAATTCTGCACTTGGAAAATAATCGTTACAATCCTTCGCTGGAAATGGCTCTTAAAATTGCTCAAGTTTTTAATCTGAAAGTAGAAGACCTCTTTGAACTCAGACAGAAAGAGGAAGCATAA
- a CDS encoding DUF3796 domain-containing protein, with protein MKKSQKTGGLITMISAALFIDFTVLFGSNLTWGPKLVIAGISVLGQIVAIWGWLHMKPWPHKSQKGKGKTIFDLSAKLYTILLFAASIFYTVGIWVATPSESSGIKEWILGIGLVIEVIVFGFFCLKNVKETPDERFYANLSKAASLMFVFILGALMILAVIIGYMGSLTLYMGQIFISIAVLICIFAVVYLILERIG; from the coding sequence ATGAAAAAAAGTCAAAAAACGGGTGGCCTCATTACAATGATTTCCGCAGCTCTCTTTATTGATTTTACTGTTTTATTTGGTTCTAATCTTACTTGGGGACCCAAGTTAGTTATTGCTGGTATTTCAGTGTTAGGTCAGATTGTAGCTATTTGGGGCTGGCTACATATGAAACCATGGCCTCATAAGAGTCAGAAAGGTAAAGGAAAGACTATTTTTGACTTGTCTGCTAAGCTTTACACGATACTTTTGTTTGCAGCAAGCATTTTTTATACAGTAGGGATTTGGGTTGCGACCCCAAGCGAAAGTTCTGGTATTAAAGAATGGATTTTGGGAATTGGCCTCGTTATTGAAGTGATTGTATTTGGTTTTTTCTGTTTGAAAAATGTCAAGGAAACTCCGGACGAACGCTTTTATGCTAATTTATCCAAGGCAGCTAGCTTGATGTTTGTTTTTATACTAGGCGCACTGATGATCCTAGCAGTTATCATTGGGTATATGGGGTCTCTCACTCTTTACATGGGCCAGATCTTTATTAGCATAGCTGTCTTGATTTGCATCTTTGCGGTTGTCTATCTTATCTTAGAACGGATAGGATAA
- the rpsP gene encoding 30S ribosomal protein S16, with product MAVKIRLTRMGSKKKPFYRINVADSRSPRDGRFIETVGTYNPLVAENQVTLKEDRVLAWLADGAQPSDTVRNILSKEGVLKKFHDSKFSK from the coding sequence ATGGCAGTAAAAATCCGTTTGACTCGTATGGGTTCTAAGAAAAAACCTTTCTACCGTATCAACGTAGCAGACTCACGTTCACCACGTGACGGACGTTTCATCGAAACAGTTGGAACTTACAACCCACTTGTTGCTGAAAACCAAGTGACTTTGAAAGAAGACCGCGTTCTTGCATGGTTGGCTGATGGAGCTCAACCTTCAGATACAGTTCGCAACATCCTTTCAAAAGAAGGCGTATTGAAAAAATTCCACGATTCTAAATTCTCAAAATAA
- the kphA gene encoding RNA-binding protein KphA: MDTIENLIIAIVKPLISQPDALTIKIEDTPEFLEYHLDLDQSDVGRVIGRKGRTISAIRTIVYSVPTEDKKVRIVINEK; the protein is encoded by the coding sequence ATGGATACGATTGAAAATCTCATTATTGCGATTGTGAAACCTTTGATTTCACAACCTGATGCCTTAACTATCAAGATTGAAGACACACCAGAGTTTTTGGAATATCACTTGGATCTTGACCAAAGCGATGTCGGTCGTGTTATCGGTCGTAAGGGTCGCACTATCTCAGCGATAAGAACGATTGTCTACTCTGTCCCAACTGAAGACAAAAAAGTAAGAATCGTTATCAATGAAAAATAA
- a CDS encoding MazG nucleotide pyrophosphohydrolase domain-containing protein: MKDLTFRQLQDYLLEHYQQSRTEEGLFIKLVEEVGEVAEVLNGRSGRKEGVQDSNEELAKELADIIHYTVAIAAINDIDLTKAIFDKDKKAAIKYQHERDLEKFLDAQS, translated from the coding sequence ATGAAAGATTTAACGTTTAGACAATTACAAGATTATTTACTCGAACATTACCAGCAATCTCGAACTGAGGAAGGCCTCTTTATCAAGCTAGTGGAGGAAGTCGGAGAGGTAGCAGAGGTCTTGAATGGGCGCTCTGGTCGAAAAGAGGGTGTCCAGGACTCAAATGAGGAACTAGCCAAAGAACTGGCTGATATCATTCATTATACCGTCGCAATTGCGGCCATCAACGATATTGATCTAACCAAAGCCATCTTTGACAAAGATAAGAAGGCTGCCATTAAGTACCAACATGAACGTGATTTAGAAAAGTTTTTAGACGCTCAAAGCTGA
- the rimM gene encoding ribosome maturation factor RimM (Essential for efficient processing of 16S rRNA): protein MNYFNVGKIVNTQGLQGEMRVLSVTDFAEERFKKGSELALFDEKDQFVQTVTIASHRKHKNFDIIKFKDMYHINAIEKYKGYSLKVAEEDLNDLDDGEFYYHEIIGLDVYEGENLIGTVKEILQPGANDVWVVKRKGKRDLLLPYIPPVVLNVDIPNKRVEVDILEGLDDED from the coding sequence ATGAACTACTTTAATGTTGGAAAAATCGTCAATACGCAGGGTCTACAGGGTGAGATGAGAGTCTTGTCTGTGACGGATTTTGCTGAGGAACGGTTTAAAAAAGGGTCAGAGCTGGCTTTATTTGATGAAAAAGATCAGTTTGTCCAAACAGTGACCATCGCTAGCCACCGTAAGCATAAGAATTTTGACATTATCAAATTCAAAGACATGTACCATATCAATGCGATTGAAAAATACAAGGGGTACAGTCTCAAGGTCGCTGAGGAAGATTTGAACGATTTAGATGATGGTGAATTCTATTATCACGAGATTATCGGTTTGGATGTTTACGAGGGGGAAAACTTGATTGGAACCGTCAAGGAAATCCTGCAACCAGGTGCCAATGATGTCTGGGTGGTCAAGCGAAAAGGCAAGCGAGATTTGCTTTTACCTTACATTCCGCCAGTAGTTCTCAATGTTGATATTCCAAACAAGCGGGTCGAAGTGGACATCTTAGAAGGGTTAGATGATGAAGATTGA
- the trmD gene encoding tRNA (guanosine(37)-N1)-methyltransferase TrmD, protein MKIDILTLFPEMFSPLEHSIVGKAREKGLLDIQYHNFREYAEKARHVDDEPYGGGQGMLLRAQPIFDAFDAIEKKNPRVILLDPAGKQFDQAYAEDLAQEEELIFICGHYEGYDERIKTLVTDEISLGDYVLTGGELAAMTMIDATVRLIPEVIGKESSHQDDSFSSGLLEYPQYTRPYDYRGMVVPDVLMSGHHEKIRQWRLYESLKKTYERRPDLLENYQLTAEEEKMLAEIKENKE, encoded by the coding sequence ATGAAGATTGATATTTTAACCCTCTTTCCAGAGATGTTTTCTCCGTTGGAACACTCGATTGTTGGAAAGGCTCGAGAAAAAGGGCTCTTGGATATCCAGTATCATAATTTCAGAGAATATGCTGAAAAGGCCCGTCATGTTGACGATGAGCCATACGGAGGCGGTCAGGGGATGTTGCTCCGTGCCCAACCTATTTTCGATGCCTTTGACGCCATTGAAAAGAAAAATCCCCGTGTCATACTTCTTGATCCTGCTGGGAAACAGTTTGATCAGGCTTACGCTGAGGATTTGGCCCAGGAAGAGGAACTGATCTTTATCTGTGGTCACTATGAAGGGTATGACGAGCGCATCAAGACCTTGGTAACCGATGAAATTTCCCTAGGAGACTATGTCTTGACTGGAGGAGAATTGGCGGCCATGACCATGATCGATGCGACCGTTCGCCTGATTCCTGAAGTGATTGGCAAGGAGTCTAGCCACCAAGATGACAGTTTTTCTTCAGGACTCCTCGAATATCCTCAATACACACGTCCATATGACTATCGTGGCATGGTGGTACCAGATGTTCTCATGAGTGGACACCATGAAAAGATTCGTCAGTGGCGACTGTATGAGAGTCTAAAGAAAACCTACGAGCGCAGGCCTGACTTGCTAGAAAACTATCAACTAACAGCCGAAGAAGAAAAAATGCTGGCTGAAATTAAAGAAAACAAAGAATAA
- a CDS encoding ATP cone domain-containing protein — MQVIKRNGKIAEFDPDKIYQAVLKAAQTVYVLTDDLRQNLAQVTKKVVLDLEEAKVERATISMIQSMVEHRLLGAGYITIAEHYISYRLQRDLERSGYGDHIAVHLHFEQIR, encoded by the coding sequence ATGCAAGTAATCAAACGTAATGGAAAAATTGCTGAATTTGATCCAGATAAAATTTACCAAGCTGTCCTAAAAGCAGCTCAAACCGTTTATGTTTTGACAGATGATTTGCGTCAAAACCTTGCACAAGTTACTAAGAAAGTCGTTTTGGACTTGGAAGAAGCAAAAGTGGAACGTGCGACTATCAGCATGATCCAGTCAATGGTTGAGCACCGCTTACTTGGAGCTGGCTACATTACCATTGCAGAGCACTATATCTCTTATCGCTTGCAACGCGATTTGGAGAGAAGTGGTTATGGCGACCATATCGCCGTTCATCTTCATTTTGAACAAATCCGTTAA
- a CDS encoding YdbC family protein — protein sequence MAEFTFEIEEHLLTLSENEKGWTKEINRVSFNGAPAKFDIRAWSPDHTKMGKGITLTNEEFQVMVDAFKGGK from the coding sequence ATGGCAGAATTTACATTTGAAATCGAAGAACACTTACTGACCCTGTCCGAAAATGAAAAAGGATGGACCAAGGAAATCAATCGCGTCAGCTTTAATGGAGCCCCTGCAAAGTTTGACATTCGCGCTTGGAGCCCAGATCATACTAAAATGGGCAAGGGAATTACTCTTACAAATGAAGAATTTCAGGTAATGGTGGATGCCTTTAAAGGCGGGAAATGA
- a CDS encoding TetR/AcrR family transcriptional regulator produces the protein MTKDTRNSIISAFISLAKQNPQRSSFTMSEIAKKAGISRQAIYQKHFHNYDDIIKYIHEQADQQIFQIFNNYCSRRDGNPIECFANFAIPLIYENRNIIRTLFITQADPGWKEFLRDTYSKWILKNVHYNKEFDFSEDDMTYVVANMIITFIEAWIRKENPTPPEKFKKTFLLLTTISLRDYMILQEKDSE, from the coding sequence ATGACTAAAGATACTCGAAATTCTATCATTTCTGCTTTTATATCACTAGCTAAACAAAATCCTCAACGTAGTTCCTTCACAATGAGTGAAATTGCTAAAAAAGCGGGGATTTCAAGACAAGCGATTTATCAAAAACATTTTCATAACTATGATGATATTATCAAATATATTCACGAACAAGCAGATCAACAAATTTTCCAGATATTTAATAATTATTGTTCGAGAAGGGATGGAAATCCGATTGAGTGTTTTGCAAATTTTGCGATTCCTTTGATCTATGAAAATAGGAATATCATTCGAACACTTTTTATAACTCAAGCAGATCCTGGTTGGAAGGAGTTCCTAAGAGATACTTATTCAAAATGGATTCTAAAGAATGTCCACTACAACAAGGAATTTGATTTTAGTGAAGATGACATGACCTATGTCGTCGCAAACATGATTATCACTTTTATTGAAGCTTGGATACGAAAAGAGAACCCTACTCCACCAGAAAAGTTTAAAAAAACGTTTCTCCTATTAACAACAATATCTCTTCGAGACTATATGATTTTACAAGAGAAGGATAGTGAGTAA